The following coding sequences lie in one Stenotrophomonas rhizophila genomic window:
- a CDS encoding Imm26 family immunity protein, giving the protein MAEMTIKIKVAVGEVFAIPLPSGGYGVGRLIHISDRWRLAQFFALRLDAPELPVSLLDFGDAMPVHNIVTLRIEEGAWPVLKRGVLDALPDLDSLIFYRGLTAHRTYLKLNGEIVPACPSQGCSSSMPQFAEYVAEQLDERLAA; this is encoded by the coding sequence ATGGCCGAAATGACCATAAAGATCAAGGTTGCCGTTGGTGAAGTGTTTGCGATTCCGCTTCCGTCGGGCGGGTATGGGGTGGGGCGCTTGATACACATTTCAGACAGGTGGCGCCTTGCTCAGTTCTTCGCGCTTAGGCTGGATGCTCCAGAGCTCCCGGTGTCGCTTCTCGATTTCGGTGACGCCATGCCAGTTCACAACATAGTTACGTTGCGTATTGAAGAAGGCGCGTGGCCCGTTCTGAAGCGCGGTGTGCTCGATGCTTTGCCAGACCTTGACTCACTGATCTTCTATCGAGGACTGACTGCCCATCGAACGTATTTGAAATTGAATGGCGAGATTGTTCCTGCGTGTCCCTCGCAGGGCTGCTCGTCTTCCATGCCTCAGTTCGCGGAATACGTGGCAGAGCAGCTGGACGAGCGCTTGGCCGCGTGA
- a CDS encoding DUF4303 domain-containing protein: MEDVKILVDLVCKAFRPALLDLFRSGESFYYCTFVMTGEGHAPFLSAWSEEALARAVDESGEGPEVAADLRWSYADSPYVDFGSEYTEKLRAPFLARPSLQELGVDEWEKEIELRMDAVEQAARQLDAEGAFGAGQRRSRLLLAVEIMPPVPSNVDRVARLNDTNSDIFKQWLEEAAEVDG, encoded by the coding sequence ATGGAAGATGTCAAGATTTTGGTGGACTTGGTCTGCAAGGCATTTCGGCCCGCGCTGCTGGACTTGTTTAGAAGTGGCGAGAGCTTCTATTACTGCACCTTCGTCATGACCGGGGAAGGCCACGCGCCATTCCTTTCAGCTTGGTCTGAAGAGGCGCTTGCAAGGGCAGTGGACGAGAGTGGCGAAGGCCCAGAGGTAGCTGCGGATCTGAGGTGGTCGTATGCAGATTCTCCATACGTTGACTTTGGAAGCGAATACACTGAAAAGCTTCGCGCGCCCTTCCTCGCCAGGCCGAGCCTACAAGAGCTCGGTGTCGATGAGTGGGAGAAAGAGATCGAGCTCCGTATGGATGCTGTAGAGCAGGCCGCACGCCAGTTGGATGCAGAGGGCGCATTCGGCGCAGGCCAGCGTCGCAGCAGGCTCCTTCTCGCGGTGGAGATCATGCCTCCAGTACCGTCCAACGTTGACCGAGTGGCTCGGCTGAACGACACCAATTCGGATATCTTCAAGCAGTGGTTGGAAGAGGCTGCAGAAGTGGATGGTTGA